A genomic region of Halichondria panicea chromosome 5, odHalPani1.1, whole genome shotgun sequence contains the following coding sequences:
- the LOC135336251 gene encoding uncharacterized protein LOC135336251 translates to MSSWLLESLRTLIDDLNTGNSGVTTLEAADSYKRRIELMYRELLATEIVDGSLSQTETEALGYVAQAYKEMSNLVDMLVARPVASRFCTPTLASGEVGRPSFQIPCDQLRYLIDHRFSVPQISQLLGVSIRTVRRRMSENNMSIRSTYSQLSDNQLEEVIADIQRLFPNCGNRQMYGHLISRGIRVQYHRVQEAQSRVDPEGSVLRRLQIIRRRCYSVPGPQHLWHIDGHHKLIRWKLVTHGGIDGYSRLIVFLKCSSNNRADTVMQAFSEAVRYYGNPSRVRADRDDPLHLFSLHYVYVPRINESLKQFESAWNNHPLSSVRNLSPNQLWLTGTHPDFCDDEVSSLDQFGLDWNGPLTSDNDGVVCVDPPDVPLTSDDYEQLCIQIDPVQLSSEYGLDVYARTIQYVYSHIS, encoded by the exons ATGTCTTCATGGTTATTAGAGTCCCTTAGAACACTTATCGACGATCTGAATACTGGGAACTCTGGTGTAACTACGCTGGAAGCTGCTGATAGTTACAAGAGGAGGATAGAGTTGATGTATAGAGAATTGTTGGCTACAGAGATTGTTGATGGATCTTTGAGTCAAACAGAAACGGAAGCCCTGGGCTATGTAGCACAAGCTTATAAGGAAATGAGCAATTTGGTGGATATGCTGGTGGCACGACCAGTTGCGAGCAGATTTTGTACACCTACCTTAGCTTCTGGAGAAGTGGGAAGGCCTTCATTTCAGATTCCCTGTGATCAGCTCAGATACCTTATTGATCACCGTTTCTCTGTACCTCAAATTTCCCAGCTATTAGGTGTGTCAATTCGTACCGTTCGACGTAGAATGTCTGAGAACAATATGTCCATTCGATCAACTTATTCACAGCTCAGTGATAATCAACTGGAAGAGGTCATAGCTGACATCCAGCGCCTATTTCCTAACTGTGGAAATCGACAAATGTATGGCCATCTCATTTCTCGTGGTATTCGGGTTCAATATCACCGGGTACAAGAGGCACAGTCTCGAGTTGACCCAGAAGGTAGTGTGTTAAGGAGGCTCCAGATTATCAGGAGGCGATGTTACTCCGTACCTGGTCCTCAACACCTATGGCATATTGACGGACACCACAAGCTGATCCG GTGGAAGCTAGTAACCCATGGTGGGATAGATGGTTACAGTCGTTTGATAGTGTTCTTAAAGTGTTCCAGTAACAACAGAGCCGACACTGTTATGCAAGCTTTTTCCGAAGCTGTCCGCTATTATGGCAATCCAAGTCGTGTGAGGGCTGACCGAG ATGATCCACTACACCTGTTTTCACTGCACTATGTGTATGTGCCTCGCATCAATGAAAGCCTAAAACAGTTCGAAAGTGCATGGAATAATCACCCATTGTCATCAGTGCGTAATCTGAGCCCAAATCAACTTTGGTTGACTGGCACGCATCCAGATTTCTGTGATGATGAG GTATCATCACTCGATCAGTTTGGGTTGGATTGGAATGGGCCACTCACTTCTGACAATGATGGTGTTGTATGCGTGGATCCACCAGACGTACCTCTTACCAGTGACGATTATGAACAGCTGTGTATACAAATTGATCCTGTTCAGCTAAGTTCTGAGTATGGGTTAGATGTGTATGCAAGAACAATTCAATATGTGTACAGCCATATTAGTTAG